Proteins encoded in a region of the Methanomassiliicoccales archaeon genome:
- the nuoH gene encoding NADH-quinone oxidoreductase subunit NuoH, producing MDIYGFTEMIVDWLVGIISYFIDWLGFHRFASWLESQSVIDFLTILGVALILFIVGFLIAITMIWQERKTLGRLMDRRGAMVVGPAGYFQNIADGLKTFLKEIIIPEKADKKGYNWSPIIIIGSSILLIGLIPISERFYLADLDGGLIFLFAIFSITPFAILIGGWASNNKYSLIGGMRSAAQLISYEVPLLLSIVGVVILAGSLNLSDIVRAQQESIWFVIPQFIGFVIFLITIVAEVERIPFDLPEAEAELVEGWWTEYGGMRFGLLMLAEYFRGYAGAAVGVLLFLGGWNGPILPPEIWFLIKVFIVFFVFIWIRGSLTRVRIDQILNIGWKRLIPLSLINILIAVLIKSMGWL from the coding sequence ATGGACATTTACGGTTTCACTGAGATGATCGTAGACTGGCTCGTTGGCATCATAAGTTATTTTATTGATTGGCTAGGATTTCACAGATTTGCATCATGGCTGGAAAGTCAGAGTGTAATAGATTTCCTCACGATCTTAGGTGTAGCTCTGATCCTTTTCATAGTCGGTTTCCTAATAGCCATAACGATGATATGGCAAGAACGGAAAACATTGGGCAGACTTATGGATAGAAGGGGAGCGATGGTTGTTGGCCCTGCGGGATATTTTCAGAATATTGCTGATGGGCTGAAGACCTTCCTTAAAGAGATAATCATCCCCGAAAAAGCGGACAAAAAGGGATACAATTGGTCGCCAATAATCATTATCGGCTCTTCAATTCTCCTTATCGGTTTGATCCCAATAAGCGAACGTTTTTATCTGGCGGATCTTGATGGCGGCTTAATCTTCTTGTTCGCCATATTTAGTATAACACCCTTTGCAATTCTTATCGGTGGGTGGGCATCGAACAACAAGTATTCTCTTATTGGAGGAATGCGGTCTGCCGCGCAACTCATTAGCTATGAAGTTCCACTGCTTCTATCGATTGTTGGGGTAGTGATACTCGCAGGAAGCCTGAATCTTTCTGATATAGTGAGGGCTCAGCAGGAATCGATATGGTTCGTTATCCCCCAATTTATTGGTTTTGTTATATTTCTTATTACAATCGTGGCCGAAGTCGAAAGAATCCCGTTTGACTTACCTGAGGCAGAAGCTGAACTGGTGGAAGGATGGTGGACAGAATACGGAGGAATGCGATTTGGCTTATTGATGCTTGCCGAATACTTTAGAGGCTACGCTGGTGCAGCCGTCGGTGTTCTTCTGTTTTTGGGAGGATGGAACGGTCCAATTCTGCCACCCGAGATATGGTTCCTGATCAAGGTGTTCATCGTCTTCTTTGTATTCATTTGGATCCGAGGATCACTTACGAGAGTGCGCATCGATCAGATTTTGAACATTGGATGGAAGCGATTGATTCCGCTCTCGCTAATCAATATTCTCATTGCAGTTTTGATAAAATCCATGGGGTGGTTGTGA
- a CDS encoding NADH-quinone oxidoreductase subunit D codes for MAEMWINMGPQHPMTHGLWNLRVKVDGETIVDAEPVVGYLHRGWEKLTENRMYPQIIPMSDRLCYGASMSWSHLYCLAVEELMDVEVPERAEYIRVIVLELQRIASHLMWLAAYGTDLGLLTGFVYAMRERELFLDLLQSVSGARMTYNYMRIGGVRNDLPPNFERDCLRTLDFFEKKLDEYEQIYDKSAIFRLRTEGVGILKAADAINLGVTGPSLRGSGVRIDIRDHDPYSVYDELDWDICTHPDCDCYARYKVRMDEMRMSCHIIREAFKKMPDGPVRVKAPRHAPKRTAFARVEDPRGEALMYVIGDGTDKPFRLKVRSPIFVTVSAVPIMLKGYKVADVPAIMGSVDMCLGETDR; via the coding sequence ATGGCCGAAATGTGGATCAACATGGGACCACAACACCCGATGACTCACGGACTGTGGAATCTTCGGGTAAAAGTGGATGGCGAAACCATCGTCGATGCAGAACCTGTTGTTGGATACTTACATAGGGGTTGGGAAAAGCTGACAGAAAACAGGATGTATCCACAGATCATCCCCATGTCTGACAGGCTCTGTTATGGAGCATCAATGTCCTGGAGCCACCTTTACTGCCTTGCAGTTGAAGAGTTAATGGATGTTGAGGTTCCAGAAAGGGCTGAGTATATTCGAGTGATCGTCCTTGAGTTGCAAAGGATTGCAAGTCACCTTATGTGGCTTGCGGCATATGGTACGGATCTTGGCCTTCTAACGGGATTTGTCTACGCAATGAGAGAAAGAGAATTGTTTTTAGATCTCCTGCAAAGTGTCTCGGGAGCTAGAATGACTTACAATTACATGAGGATTGGAGGGGTAAGGAATGATCTCCCCCCGAATTTTGAAAGAGATTGTTTGAGAACACTCGACTTCTTCGAGAAGAAGCTCGATGAGTATGAACAGATATACGATAAGAGCGCGATCTTCCGATTGAGAACTGAGGGTGTAGGGATCCTCAAGGCTGCCGATGCCATTAATCTAGGCGTGACAGGTCCCAGCCTGAGAGGGAGCGGTGTGAGAATTGATATCAGAGATCACGATCCTTATTCAGTTTATGATGAGTTGGACTGGGACATATGTACCCATCCAGATTGCGACTGCTATGCGCGGTACAAGGTTCGCATGGATGAAATGAGAATGAGTTGCCACATCATTAGGGAAGCCTTCAAGAAAATGCCTGATGGACCAGTGCGCGTCAAGGCGCCACGGCATGCGCCGAAAAGAACAGCATTTGCCAGAGTGGAAGATCCAAGAGGTGAAGCCCTCATGTATGTTATAGGCGACGGAACAGATAAACCATTTAGACTGAAGGTAAGAAGTCCAATTTTTGTAACAGTTTCCGCGGTTCCAATCATGCTAAAGGGTTATAAGGTTGCGGATGTCCCCGCAATCATGGGTTCAGTTGACATGTGCTTAGGGGAAACGGACAGGTGA
- a CDS encoding NADH-quinone oxidoreductase subunit C, with the protein MKEAGEHPTKKMSESDIVNAVRKEFPDGVTIGGLAPRRIFARADRFVFYKLCQFLKDQLSFEHVSCVTGVDRIDRFQVVYHISSYQNQCVLEITVDIPREEPEIDSITPLWGGANWHERETYDMFGIRFRNHPRLERIFLPEDAQYFPFRKDFKLRGT; encoded by the coding sequence TTGAAAGAAGCTGGCGAGCATCCTACCAAGAAGATGTCGGAAAGTGATATTGTAAATGCTGTTAGAAAGGAGTTCCCCGATGGGGTGACTATCGGGGGACTAGCGCCAAGACGGATTTTTGCGAGGGCCGATAGATTTGTTTTTTACAAGCTCTGTCAATTCTTGAAAGATCAATTGAGCTTCGAACACGTATCGTGTGTAACTGGCGTTGATAGAATTGATCGGTTTCAGGTTGTTTATCACATTTCGTCTTATCAGAATCAGTGTGTATTGGAGATTACGGTGGACATTCCGCGAGAGGAACCAGAAATAGATTCTATAACACCTCTTTGGGGAGGAGCCAATTGGCATGAGCGAGAAACATACGACATGTTTGGAATCCGTTTCAGAAACCATCCGAGGCTTGAGCGAATATTCCTACCAGAAGACGCCCAGTATTTCCCGTTCAGAAAGGACTTCAAGCTGAGGGGGACTTAG
- a CDS encoding NADH-quinone oxidoreductase subunit B family protein: MDLSLAPNAIAMSVKEFAKWSSTVFDDIMRATGIKKAVDKITTPIWSWSLRNSIFPLHFGIACCALEMAASSAPRWDAERFGIVYRSSPRQCDVLLVNGWVTTKLRPDLRRLYEQMPEPKWVIAMGECAISGGPWYDSPTVVQGVDTFIPVDIYIPGCPPRPEALLDGFLKLQDMIRKSTKGRFLED, encoded by the coding sequence ATGGATTTGAGCCTCGCACCGAATGCTATTGCAATGAGCGTTAAGGAGTTTGCGAAATGGTCTTCAACTGTTTTTGATGACATCATGAGAGCTACAGGCATAAAAAAAGCTGTTGATAAGATCACGACACCCATTTGGAGCTGGTCCTTGAGAAATTCCATATTCCCGCTTCATTTCGGAATTGCATGTTGTGCTCTCGAAATGGCAGCTTCTTCCGCTCCGCGATGGGACGCCGAAAGATTCGGAATTGTCTACAGATCATCGCCAAGACAATGCGATGTTTTGCTCGTAAATGGATGGGTGACCACGAAACTCAGGCCGGACCTAAGAAGGCTGTATGAGCAGATGCCAGAGCCAAAATGGGTTATTGCAATGGGTGAATGTGCGATCTCAGGGGGTCCATGGTATGATTCGCCAACAGTTGTGCAGGGGGTAGACACTTTCATACCTGTCGATATTTACATTCCTGGCTGCCCGCCAAGGCCCGAAGCCCTGCTCGACGGGTTCCTCAAGCTCCAGGACATGATTCGGAAATCAACGAAGGGTAGGTTCTTAGAAGACTGA
- the ndhC gene encoding NADH-quinone oxidoreductase subunit A, with translation MLLEKYLPVAVFALVTILFPAIAFYLSRFFRPTKKMAQKTLTYECGEVPIGEAQIQFHFQYYIFGIIFVIFDIITVFLMLWALAFTDLTITAKIYMGIFIVVLLIGLAYALKKEEFLWI, from the coding sequence ATGTTACTTGAGAAGTATTTGCCCGTTGCGGTTTTCGCATTGGTAACAATACTTTTCCCAGCAATCGCATTTTACCTATCACGATTCTTCAGACCTACGAAAAAGATGGCGCAAAAGACACTTACATATGAATGCGGAGAAGTACCTATAGGCGAAGCGCAAATTCAATTTCACTTCCAATATTATATATTTGGTATAATTTTTGTCATTTTTGATATTATTACTGTATTTTTGATGCTTTGGGCTCTTGCCTTCACTGACCTGACGATTACCGCGAAGATATACATGGGAATCTTTATTGTAGTTTTATTGATCGGGCTTGCGTATGCGCTCAAGAAGGAGGAATTTCTATGGATTTGA
- a CDS encoding type 1 glutamine amidotransferase domain-containing protein, protein MPKKIAILVENDYEDLELWYPLLRLIEEGYTPVVIGTGSDEVYHSKHGYEVKAELQISQANAADFDGVIIPGGWAPDRLRRYPPINDFVRELFESKKLVAAICHGGSVLISAGILKGKKVTGVIAIKDDLINAGARYKNEEVVVDNNIITSRRPSDLPAFMREILRFLRKMGE, encoded by the coding sequence TTGCCGAAAAAAATCGCGATTCTCGTGGAAAATGATTATGAAGATCTCGAACTCTGGTATCCTTTGCTGAGACTGATCGAAGAGGGCTACACACCAGTAGTAATCGGTACTGGGAGCGACGAGGTGTACCACAGCAAGCACGGTTACGAAGTTAAAGCAGAGTTGCAGATCTCTCAAGCAAACGCAGCGGATTTTGATGGTGTGATTATTCCTGGAGGATGGGCACCGGACCGACTGAGGAGGTATCCGCCGATTAATGATTTCGTAAGGGAATTATTCGAATCAAAAAAACTCGTGGCTGCTATTTGTCATGGGGGTTCAGTTCTCATATCTGCAGGTATTCTAAAAGGAAAGAAAGTAACGGGAGTCATAGCGATTAAGGACGATCTCATTAATGCAGGTGCACGGTATAAAAATGAGGAGGTTGTCGTCGATAACAATATCATAACATCCAGAAGACCATCAGATCTGCCTGCATTCATGAGGGAAATACTTAGATTTCTTAGAAAAATGGGAGAATAA
- the proC gene encoding pyrroline-5-carboxylate reductase, whose product MKKVGFIGAGNMAEALINGIISVGLAEREGIVASEIIPERREYISKALGILTTDSNTEVVKSCDIIILAVKPNVVGSVLEELRPYITQDKLVISIAAGIRIKFIESKLKPGSRVVRVMPNHACLVGASASGFALGSHATPEDRDTVQRILESVGIAFCLDEKLLDAVTGLSGSGPAFVYLVIEALADGGVRAGLPRDVSLALAAQTVLGSAKVVLTSKKHPGELKDQVASPAGTTIEGLSILEAAGVRGALIEAVFAASQRSVELGQEKNH is encoded by the coding sequence ATGAAAAAGGTCGGATTCATCGGCGCTGGAAACATGGCTGAAGCTCTCATAAATGGGATTATATCCGTTGGACTCGCAGAAAGAGAAGGTATAGTTGCAAGCGAAATTATTCCGGAAAGAAGGGAATACATTTCAAAGGCTCTTGGAATTCTTACAACTGATAGCAATACAGAGGTTGTTAAATCTTGTGATATAATCATTCTTGCCGTAAAGCCTAACGTGGTTGGATCGGTTCTTGAGGAGCTAAGACCCTATATCACGCAAGATAAGCTGGTTATATCGATCGCAGCTGGTATTCGCATTAAATTTATCGAATCAAAACTCAAACCTGGTAGCAGAGTTGTGAGAGTCATGCCAAATCATGCATGCCTAGTCGGCGCATCGGCTTCTGGATTTGCACTTGGAAGCCACGCTACACCAGAGGATAGGGACACCGTACAGAGGATCCTTGAGTCTGTAGGAATCGCCTTTTGCCTTGATGAGAAGCTTCTCGACGCCGTAACAGGGCTCAGCGGAAGCGGACCGGCTTTCGTTTATCTCGTCATTGAAGCCCTTGCTGATGGTGGAGTCCGCGCTGGACTTCCACGTGATGTATCACTGGCATTAGCTGCTCAAACGGTACTTGGTTCCGCAAAGGTCGTCCTCACGAGTAAGAAGCATCCTGGCGAACTCAAAGATCAGGTTGCTTCCCCAGCAGGAACAACGATAGAAGGATTGTCAATATTAGAAGCGGCCGGTGTGAGAGGCGCTTTGATAGAGGCTGTGTTCGCGGCTTCTCAGAGATCCGTGGAGTTAGGACAAGAAAAGAATCATTAA